One Rhodococcus sp. P1Y DNA window includes the following coding sequences:
- a CDS encoding D-2-hydroxyacid dehydrogenase — MVDKPVVVVLHADNLPEGMEQVSSVADVRYATADTLGDAVPGADVLLLWDFFSPAVKRVWARCDSLKWIHIAAAGVDSLMFDELVDSDVVVTNSRGIFDRPIAEYVLGQILAFAKGSARSAELQRSRTWLHRESERIDTAHAMIVGTGAIGRETARLLRAVGMTVSGVGRTARASDVDFGRVHASSDLATVVHDVDYLVLVAPLTAATHNMVDADVLAAAKPGVRVINVGRGELLDTGALLTHLGSGQVAGAALDVFDTEPLPGDSPVWIADNLVVTPHMSGDADGWRRRLADLFVQNFERYAASEKLQNVVDKKLGFVSS; from the coding sequence GTGGTGGACAAGCCGGTTGTCGTCGTCCTGCACGCCGACAATCTCCCCGAGGGTATGGAGCAGGTCTCGTCCGTGGCGGACGTCCGCTATGCGACGGCGGATACCCTCGGGGACGCGGTGCCTGGCGCCGACGTCCTGTTGTTGTGGGACTTCTTCTCGCCTGCGGTGAAACGAGTGTGGGCTCGATGTGACTCGTTGAAGTGGATTCACATCGCGGCCGCCGGTGTCGACTCACTGATGTTCGACGAACTTGTCGATTCCGACGTGGTGGTGACCAACTCTCGCGGCATTTTCGACCGTCCGATCGCCGAATACGTTCTCGGTCAGATATTGGCCTTCGCAAAGGGTTCTGCGCGATCCGCCGAACTTCAGCGAAGCAGAACGTGGCTCCACCGTGAGAGCGAACGGATCGACACTGCCCACGCCATGATTGTCGGCACCGGCGCGATCGGGCGAGAGACGGCGCGCCTTCTTCGTGCGGTCGGCATGACGGTTTCGGGCGTCGGCCGAACGGCACGGGCCTCGGATGTCGACTTCGGCAGGGTGCACGCGAGTAGCGATCTGGCGACGGTGGTGCACGACGTCGACTATCTGGTCCTCGTTGCACCGTTGACGGCGGCGACGCACAACATGGTCGATGCGGACGTCCTTGCGGCTGCAAAGCCGGGCGTGCGGGTGATCAACGTCGGCAGGGGAGAACTCCTCGACACCGGAGCTCTCCTCACCCACCTCGGCTCGGGGCAGGTTGCAGGCGCTGCTTTGGACGTGTTCGACACCGAACCCCTGCCCGGGGACAGTCCGGTGTGGATCGCGGACAACCTCGTCGTCACCCCTCACATGAGCGGTGACGCCGACGGTTGGCGTCGGCGACTGGCCGATCTGTTCGTCCAGAATTTCGAGCGCTATGCAGCCTCGGAGAAGCTACAGAACGTGGTGGACAAGAAGCTCGGCTTCGTGTCTTCCTGA
- a CDS encoding MFS transporter, translated as MTQSFSNTGSDGSPTGYPPDTKELNAEEKKILHRAIGGSALGNAVEWFDYAVYGYLAVYIAANFFPSEDGGASLLSTFAVLAASFIIRPIGGIVLGPLGDRIGRQKVLVLTVTMMSIATAAIGILPTFDTIGILAPILLLVCRLVQGFSTGGEYGGAAVFMAEYAPDRRRGFFGSFLEFGTLAGTVAGATLCTLLNLGLGDDTMEAWGWRIPFLLTLPLGIVALWLRTRLEDSPVFAEAKADGETVAEGESGGAVASLKTTMTYWQRILILMGFVLLLNIAYYTVLTFLPSYLSDTLGHSTTQSNFTLVVIMIIMMAIINPIGSLSDRIGRKPLLLAACVGYFVFSVPLFLLIINTGVIGQSVGLLGLGILLVIMCSCVSSTLPALFPTQVRYGAFAIGYNVSTSLFGGTAPLILTFLIDKTGSNLIPGWYMMLAAAIAFVPILLMPETAGRSLRGTQCPGDNDDEVAASGVELVGYKK; from the coding sequence GTGACACAGTCTTTCAGCAACACCGGGTCGGACGGATCGCCCACAGGGTATCCGCCTGATACGAAGGAATTGAACGCCGAAGAGAAGAAGATACTTCACCGCGCTATCGGCGGATCCGCTCTCGGCAACGCCGTCGAATGGTTCGACTACGCGGTGTACGGCTATCTGGCCGTGTACATCGCCGCCAATTTCTTTCCGTCCGAGGACGGCGGCGCAAGCTTGTTGTCCACATTCGCGGTGCTGGCTGCATCGTTCATCATCAGACCCATCGGCGGAATCGTGCTCGGTCCGCTCGGTGACCGCATTGGACGCCAGAAGGTTCTCGTCCTGACGGTGACGATGATGTCCATTGCCACTGCAGCGATCGGCATCTTGCCTACGTTCGACACGATCGGCATTCTCGCCCCGATTCTGCTTCTCGTTTGCCGACTCGTGCAGGGCTTCTCCACCGGTGGCGAATACGGTGGTGCCGCTGTGTTCATGGCCGAGTACGCACCGGACCGTCGTCGAGGGTTCTTCGGATCGTTCCTCGAATTCGGCACGTTGGCAGGCACAGTCGCAGGTGCAACGCTCTGTACCCTGCTCAATCTCGGTCTCGGTGACGACACGATGGAGGCGTGGGGGTGGCGCATTCCATTCCTGTTGACTCTTCCTCTCGGCATCGTCGCCCTGTGGTTGCGTACGCGACTGGAAGATTCGCCCGTGTTCGCCGAGGCGAAGGCCGACGGTGAGACCGTCGCCGAAGGTGAATCCGGCGGCGCTGTCGCCTCTCTGAAGACGACGATGACCTACTGGCAGCGAATTCTGATTCTCATGGGATTCGTTCTGCTGCTGAACATCGCGTACTACACGGTGTTGACGTTCTTGCCCTCGTACCTCAGTGACACGCTGGGCCACAGCACAACCCAATCCAACTTCACGCTCGTGGTCATCATGATCATCATGATGGCGATCATCAATCCGATCGGTTCGTTGTCCGACCGAATCGGTCGCAAACCGTTGCTGCTTGCGGCGTGTGTCGGGTATTTCGTGTTCAGCGTTCCGCTGTTCCTGTTGATCATCAACACCGGGGTCATCGGTCAGTCCGTCGGACTACTCGGGCTCGGCATCTTGCTCGTGATCATGTGCTCGTGCGTGTCCTCGACGCTTCCCGCGTTGTTCCCGACGCAGGTTCGCTACGGCGCTTTCGCGATCGGCTACAACGTCTCGACGTCGTTGTTCGGCGGTACCGCACCTCTCATTCTGACGTTCCTGATCGACAAGACCGGTTCCAATCTGATTCCGGGTTGGTACATGATGCTCGCTGCCGCAATCGCTTTCGTCCCGATCCTGCTGATGCCGGAGACCGCTGGGCGTTCGCTGCGCGGTACACAGTGCCCGGGTGACAACGACGACGAGGTCGCGGCATCCGGTGTCGAATTGGTGGGGTACAAGAAGTAG
- a CDS encoding M20 family metallopeptidase: MSEHERRLLDAIDSDEIVALASALIDAGGENPGGTEESVAAVLVDRCRQLGFEIDVDEVSPGRPNVVVTVGESGQPGVLFLGHSDVVPAGGGWTTDPFEAVVRNGRLYGRGACDMKGGLAAVVVAMSALKNAGVLDASSVSLACLVDEEDTGIGIRAFVRAAHSRRYSHCVVAEPTDLVTITGCRGAANLEITVSGRSAHAGRPSNGRNAVSAAARIVTLIDSSSSDMASRAHPELGPGTWNVGTIVGGTGTSMVADRCVVTVDRRLLPDEAAVDVAADLLREIENAGICADGIDVSVKVSMAMPGFLTRRDSEIAEAAVAAVEDSATHRGTDVWTASCDGGFIAREMGIPTIVLGPGDIESQAHQPNESVSVQQLCDSARAYALLVSRLAAQPAVLSTKQG; this comes from the coding sequence ATGAGTGAACACGAACGCCGGTTGCTCGACGCCATAGATTCGGACGAGATCGTCGCCTTGGCCTCCGCTCTCATCGACGCCGGTGGCGAGAACCCCGGAGGAACGGAGGAATCGGTTGCGGCGGTCCTCGTCGATCGCTGTCGGCAACTGGGTTTCGAGATCGATGTCGACGAGGTTTCGCCCGGGCGTCCCAATGTCGTTGTGACGGTAGGGGAGTCCGGGCAACCAGGGGTACTGTTCCTCGGGCACTCCGATGTTGTTCCCGCCGGCGGCGGGTGGACGACCGACCCGTTCGAGGCAGTCGTCCGTAACGGGAGGCTCTACGGCCGCGGTGCATGCGATATGAAAGGCGGTCTCGCAGCAGTGGTCGTGGCAATGTCTGCACTGAAAAACGCTGGCGTGCTTGATGCGTCATCGGTTTCCCTTGCATGTCTGGTCGACGAGGAAGACACCGGCATCGGAATTCGCGCGTTCGTCCGAGCGGCGCACAGTCGCCGATACTCCCACTGCGTGGTCGCCGAACCAACGGACCTGGTCACCATCACCGGATGTAGGGGTGCGGCAAACCTGGAAATCACCGTCTCCGGTCGCTCCGCGCACGCAGGACGGCCCAGCAACGGGCGCAATGCAGTGTCGGCGGCCGCCCGTATCGTCACGCTGATCGATTCTTCGAGTAGCGACATGGCCTCTCGTGCGCATCCGGAGCTCGGGCCGGGCACCTGGAACGTCGGCACTATCGTCGGCGGCACCGGAACGTCGATGGTTGCCGACCGGTGCGTCGTCACGGTGGACAGACGCCTGCTGCCGGACGAGGCCGCCGTCGACGTAGCGGCCGATCTACTGAGAGAGATCGAGAATGCAGGCATCTGCGCCGACGGCATCGATGTCTCCGTAAAGGTTTCGATGGCCATGCCAGGCTTCCTGACCAGGAGAGATTCCGAGATCGCCGAAGCTGCGGTGGCCGCCGTCGAGGACTCGGCGACCCACCGCGGAACCGACGTGTGGACCGCCTCGTGCGACGGCGGTTTCATCGCACGAGAGATGGGTATTCCCACGATCGTGTTGGGACCGGGTGACATCGAATCTCAGGCTCATCAGCCGAACGAAAGTGTGTCGGTTCAGCAATTGTGCGACAGCGCAAGGGCGTACGCGCTCCTCGTATCGAGACTTGCTGCTCAACCTGCGGTTCTGTCGACTAAGCAGGGGTAG
- a CDS encoding aminotransferase-like domain-containing protein, whose amino-acid sequence MIATTLPWALRTDKLVGSVIDSSTSLLAAQKHDIVRFAMGSPAAETVPAAAFSDIAAQVMTTDAMDYAATEGDPGLLDALLGYLDSVGEPTSADRLVITSGGMQGLDLACKLFVDPGDLVIVESPTYTNGTATVLSYGGDVLEAPMDSDGLIVEALPELVEQAGRLPKMIYVIPNFQNPSGTTMSEARRVLLLELAHRWGAIVLDDDPYGLLRFEGEHIPSFQALSPNDPLVFSVRTFSKMIAPGLRVGWVDAAPEARQLLINAKQAMDTCTNLPNQRMIAEFIRRGNLHTHLESLASVYRPRKIAMQRSLDRHFGDRIQATDPEGGFFLWATLRGDASAVSTQELFEIALAEGVAYIPGPALSVGGKFHDSLRLCFASSTPERIDEGVKRLAAAVDKALSIRASDPTR is encoded by the coding sequence ATGATCGCCACCACACTTCCGTGGGCCTTGCGCACCGACAAACTGGTGGGATCGGTGATCGACTCGTCGACATCGCTTCTGGCAGCACAGAAACACGACATAGTCCGGTTCGCGATGGGTTCACCTGCGGCGGAAACCGTTCCAGCCGCGGCATTCTCGGATATCGCTGCCCAGGTCATGACCACGGACGCGATGGACTACGCGGCCACCGAAGGCGATCCGGGTCTACTCGATGCTCTCCTCGGTTACCTCGACTCGGTGGGTGAACCGACGTCGGCGGATCGACTCGTCATCACGTCCGGGGGAATGCAGGGGCTCGATCTGGCCTGCAAGCTCTTCGTCGATCCAGGTGACCTTGTCATTGTCGAAAGTCCCACTTACACCAACGGAACCGCCACCGTCCTCAGTTACGGCGGCGACGTGCTGGAAGCGCCGATGGATTCCGACGGTCTCATCGTCGAGGCGTTGCCGGAGCTGGTCGAGCAAGCAGGACGTCTGCCGAAGATGATCTACGTCATTCCAAACTTCCAGAACCCCTCTGGAACGACGATGTCGGAGGCGCGCCGGGTACTGCTTCTCGAACTTGCGCACCGGTGGGGAGCCATCGTTCTCGACGACGATCCGTACGGGCTTCTGCGCTTCGAGGGCGAACACATTCCGAGTTTTCAGGCACTGAGCCCGAACGATCCACTCGTGTTCTCGGTCCGCACGTTCTCGAAGATGATCGCACCGGGTCTACGCGTCGGTTGGGTCGACGCAGCACCCGAAGCGAGGCAATTGCTGATCAACGCCAAGCAGGCAATGGACACGTGTACGAATCTGCCGAACCAGCGCATGATCGCCGAATTCATTCGTCGCGGCAATCTGCACACGCATCTCGAGTCGCTGGCGTCGGTGTACCGACCGCGAAAGATCGCGATGCAGCGCAGTCTCGACAGGCACTTCGGTGACCGCATCCAGGCCACCGATCCGGAGGGTGGATTCTTCCTGTGGGCGACGCTGCGGGGTGACGCGTCGGCGGTGTCCACGCAGGAGCTGTTCGAGATCGCTCTCGCCGAGGGTGTCGCGTACATCCCAGGCCCGGCGCTGTCGGTGGGTGGCAAATTCCACGATTCCCTCCGTCTCTGTTTCGCGTCGTCGACGCCCGAGCGGATCGACGAAGGCGTCAAAAGGCTTGCGGCGGCGGTGGACAAAGCTCTGTCGATTCGCGCGAGCGATCCGACTCGATGA
- a CDS encoding M24 family metallopeptidase, whose protein sequence is MTFTDDEYATRLAAVRSRMASQNLTALIVTDPSNLYFLLGYNALSFYTPQMLYVPLEGELYFFAREMDANGAFRTSWLPQEQTFGYPETFVQRKDTHPFVWVAQRLRELGVVNNFSHGQVGLEMDSYYFSPKAFEALVKSLPEYNFTDSYELINWVRVIKSPAEIDLMRGAAKVCESAMAAAFESVVVGGRQCDAAAAIMNAQVRGTSDFGGDHPAIVPMLPTGAGADTPHLTWSDQVFIAGETTVVELAGVFRRYHVPMARTIVLGTPSARLDYLAKSTGDALNEVLETVRPGITTTELAQVWNRSLAKHGLHKPSRIGYSIGIAYAPDWGERTVSIRTDDDTVLAENMTFHIIGGMWMDDYGYEVSEAVRVTGSGVETFTNYPRHLLTKE, encoded by the coding sequence ATCACGTTCACCGACGACGAATACGCCACGCGCCTCGCTGCGGTGCGCTCGCGTATGGCATCGCAGAATCTGACGGCACTGATCGTCACCGATCCGTCCAACTTGTACTTCCTGCTCGGCTACAACGCCCTGTCGTTCTACACCCCGCAGATGCTCTACGTTCCGCTCGAGGGTGAGCTGTACTTCTTCGCCCGCGAGATGGACGCCAACGGTGCGTTCCGGACGTCCTGGTTACCGCAGGAACAGACGTTCGGTTACCCCGAGACTTTCGTGCAGCGTAAGGACACTCATCCTTTCGTGTGGGTCGCTCAGCGTCTACGTGAACTCGGTGTGGTGAACAATTTTTCACACGGTCAGGTCGGCCTGGAGATGGACTCGTACTACTTCAGCCCCAAGGCGTTCGAGGCCCTCGTCAAGTCTCTGCCGGAATACAACTTCACCGACTCGTACGAGCTGATCAACTGGGTTCGCGTGATCAAATCCCCGGCCGAGATCGATCTCATGCGCGGCGCAGCCAAGGTGTGTGAATCGGCCATGGCCGCGGCGTTCGAGTCCGTTGTTGTGGGTGGTCGACAGTGCGATGCGGCCGCGGCAATCATGAACGCTCAGGTCAGAGGTACCTCCGACTTCGGTGGCGATCACCCGGCGATCGTCCCGATGCTCCCCACTGGTGCCGGGGCCGACACTCCGCACTTGACGTGGTCCGACCAGGTCTTCATCGCCGGTGAGACCACCGTCGTCGAGCTCGCCGGTGTGTTCCGTCGCTACCACGTGCCGATGGCGAGAACCATTGTGCTGGGGACGCCGAGCGCGCGACTGGACTACCTCGCGAAGTCGACCGGCGACGCACTGAACGAGGTTCTGGAGACGGTGCGTCCGGGCATCACCACAACCGAACTCGCCCAGGTCTGGAATCGCAGCCTCGCGAAGCACGGACTGCACAAGCCGTCGCGCATCGGGTACTCCATCGGAATCGCCTACGCCCCGGACTGGGGTGAGCGCACGGTGAGCATCCGAACCGACGATGACACGGTACTCGCCGAGAACATGACGTTCCACATCATCGGCGGCATGTGGATGGACGACTACGGATACGAGGTGTCCGAAGCTGTCCGCGTAACCGGCAGCGGCGTAGAGACTTTCACGAACTACCCCCGACACCTACTGACGAAGGAGTGA
- a CDS encoding GntR family transcriptional regulator, which translates to MAGSRRLTPINARNTSMVIADQIRDRIIDGSYAPGEQINEANVAAELEISRGPVREALQRLNQEGLLVSHRNRGVFVVELSSADVAEIYEARAAIEVGAAWTLVHGEITVLKATAAELSAIVDQMQPFIDRADWLRLAERDLAFHTAMVAATANSRMSRMYATLAAEARICMANLETAYYRPEALVEEHQLLVDLLLGGDWAALEAGVHEHMDTAIHDLTQAMREQADENTGAPIRA; encoded by the coding sequence ATGGCAGGGTCGAGAAGGCTGACGCCCATCAACGCACGGAACACGTCGATGGTTATCGCAGACCAAATACGTGACCGGATCATCGACGGGTCGTACGCTCCGGGCGAGCAGATCAACGAAGCGAATGTCGCTGCCGAGCTCGAAATCTCGCGCGGACCGGTCCGTGAAGCGTTGCAACGGCTCAATCAGGAAGGTCTGTTGGTGAGCCATCGCAACCGCGGAGTGTTCGTCGTGGAACTCAGCAGCGCCGACGTCGCGGAGATATACGAGGCGCGTGCCGCCATCGAGGTCGGTGCGGCGTGGACTCTTGTGCACGGCGAGATCACCGTTCTGAAGGCTACGGCGGCGGAGTTGTCGGCGATCGTCGATCAGATGCAGCCCTTCATCGACAGGGCGGATTGGCTGAGGCTGGCGGAGCGCGACCTTGCGTTCCACACGGCGATGGTGGCGGCAACCGCGAACAGTCGCATGTCGCGGATGTACGCCACGCTCGCAGCCGAAGCGCGCATTTGCATGGCCAATCTCGAAACCGCGTACTACCGGCCCGAGGCGCTCGTCGAGGAGCATCAACTGCTGGTCGATCTGCTGCTCGGTGGTGATTGGGCGGCGCTGGAGGCGGGTGTGCACGAGCACATGGACACCGCGATTCACGACCTCACCCAGGCGATGCGTGAACAAGCAGACGAAAATACCGGCGCGCCCATTCGTGCTTAG
- a CDS encoding NAD-dependent succinate-semialdehyde dehydrogenase — MTTSLTRTSIDSPTGVFIGGSWRDSHSGRTFDVLDPATGEVIAAVSDGDVVDAEAAMAAAAQAQASWAATAPRERSVILRRAFELIIERTDELAAIITAEMGKPLADARGEVAYGAEFFRWFSEEAVRISGDHTLTGDGKNRIIVTRAPVGPCILVTPWNFPLAMGTRKIGPALAAGCTVVFKPAEQTPLTALALADILVEAGVPDGVVNVVPTTDAAGVVGSWMASGSARKISFTGSTEVGKILLAQAAPTVMRTSMELGGNAPFIVAEGADVDRAVDGAMVAKMRNMGEACTAANRFFVHRSLAAEFAEKLGARMGALTVGAGSADGVEVGPLIDQDGRAKVQRLVDDALSRGARAVVGGQEDQGPGFFYPPTVLESVDSASDLMSTEIFGPVAAVVPYDTEDEVIGLANDTEWGLVGYVYTQDIDRALRMGERLEVGMVGLNTGLVSNPAAPFGGVKQSGLGREGGKVGIDEFLEYKYFAIPRS; from the coding sequence ATGACCACATCGCTGACCCGCACATCCATCGACTCGCCCACGGGTGTCTTCATCGGAGGCAGCTGGCGAGACTCGCACAGCGGCAGGACGTTCGACGTTCTCGATCCGGCAACGGGTGAGGTCATCGCAGCGGTCTCCGACGGCGATGTCGTCGACGCCGAAGCCGCGATGGCTGCAGCCGCACAGGCTCAGGCGTCGTGGGCTGCGACGGCTCCGCGTGAACGTAGTGTGATCTTGCGCCGCGCCTTCGAATTGATCATCGAACGCACCGATGAGCTCGCCGCAATCATCACTGCTGAGATGGGCAAGCCTCTCGCCGACGCGCGCGGCGAAGTCGCCTACGGCGCTGAGTTCTTCCGCTGGTTCTCCGAAGAAGCTGTGCGAATCTCGGGCGATCACACGCTGACCGGGGATGGAAAGAACCGGATCATCGTGACGCGAGCGCCGGTCGGTCCCTGCATTCTGGTGACACCGTGGAACTTCCCTCTCGCGATGGGTACCCGCAAGATCGGACCAGCCCTCGCCGCCGGCTGCACGGTCGTCTTCAAACCGGCCGAACAGACTCCTCTCACAGCCTTGGCTCTCGCCGACATTCTCGTCGAAGCCGGCGTCCCGGACGGAGTGGTCAACGTCGTTCCCACCACCGACGCGGCCGGGGTGGTCGGGTCATGGATGGCCAGTGGGTCGGCCCGCAAGATCAGCTTCACCGGTTCTACGGAAGTCGGCAAGATACTTCTTGCTCAGGCGGCACCGACGGTAATGCGCACCTCGATGGAATTGGGCGGCAATGCGCCGTTCATCGTGGCCGAGGGCGCCGACGTCGATCGTGCAGTGGACGGCGCGATGGTGGCGAAGATGCGCAACATGGGCGAGGCGTGTACCGCGGCGAATCGATTTTTCGTCCATCGCTCTCTTGCAGCCGAATTCGCGGAGAAGCTCGGCGCACGCATGGGAGCCTTGACGGTGGGTGCGGGTTCGGCGGACGGTGTGGAAGTGGGGCCGTTGATCGATCAGGACGGCCGCGCAAAGGTCCAGCGTCTCGTCGACGATGCACTGAGCAGAGGGGCGCGTGCGGTCGTCGGCGGACAGGAGGATCAGGGGCCGGGCTTCTTCTACCCGCCGACCGTTCTCGAATCCGTCGATTCTGCCTCGGACTTGATGTCGACGGAAATCTTCGGTCCTGTTGCGGCAGTCGTCCCTTACGACACCGAGGACGAGGTGATCGGGCTGGCCAACGACACGGAGTGGGGACTGGTGGGCTACGTCTACACCCAGGACATCGACCGTGCGCTCCGGATGGGTGAACGGCTGGAGGTGGGCATGGTCGGGCTCAATACCGGCCTCGTGTCCAACCCGGCCGCGCCGTTCGGCGGCGTCAAGCAGTCCGGGCTCGGACGTGAAGGAGGCAAGGTCGGTATCGACGAGTTCCTCGAGTACAAGTACTTTGCAATTCCCAGGTCCTAG